In Salana multivorans, a single genomic region encodes these proteins:
- a CDS encoding carbonic anhydrase, giving the protein MTPAEAWALLVEGNERFVSGQAEHPSQSVEHRQSLQASQYPFVVIFGCSDSRLAAELIFDQGLGDAFVVRTAGHVIDTTVIGSIEYGTEILGTPLVVVLGHDSCGAVGAAVDALETGEMPPGFVRAIVDRVIPSILTHNSLEDTERFGLPHHPVRQALLREHVTNTVKTLTAYSQVLADAVAEGRLAVVGAEYTLAEGRARLVSVQGDVGVEPDLT; this is encoded by the coding sequence ATGACCCCGGCGGAGGCCTGGGCGCTCCTCGTCGAGGGCAACGAGCGGTTCGTCTCCGGACAGGCCGAGCACCCCTCGCAGTCCGTCGAGCACCGCCAGTCGCTCCAGGCGTCGCAGTACCCGTTCGTCGTCATCTTCGGCTGCTCGGACTCGCGGCTCGCCGCCGAGCTCATCTTCGACCAGGGGCTCGGCGACGCCTTCGTCGTGCGCACGGCCGGTCACGTCATCGACACGACGGTCATCGGCTCGATCGAGTACGGCACCGAGATCCTCGGCACGCCGCTCGTCGTCGTCCTCGGGCACGACTCGTGCGGGGCGGTCGGCGCGGCGGTCGACGCGCTGGAGACCGGCGAGATGCCGCCCGGGTTCGTCCGCGCGATCGTCGACCGCGTCATCCCGTCGATCCTCACCCACAACTCCCTCGAGGACACCGAGCGGTTCGGGCTCCCGCACCACCCCGTGCGCCAAGCCCTGCTCCGCGAGCACGTGACCAACACCGTCAAGACCCTGACCGCGTACTCGCAGGTGCTCGCGGACGCGGTCGCCGAGGGCCGCCTCGCCGTCGTGGGCGCCGAGTACACGCTCGCCGAGGGCCGGGCGCGACTCGTGTCCGTCCAGGGTGACGTCGGCGTCGAGCCGGACCTCACCTGA
- a CDS encoding LLM class flavin-dependent oxidoreductase yields the protein MSTPANPGARRRVTIALQSDKAVATYAHLATQAERSGFDGLSVYADLGFQPPLAALVTAAGATSRMTLGPACLNPYLTHPVEIAGQAAVLDEASGGRSYLGLVRGSWLDRVGVDQPRPLAAIEDTVEIVRRLLAGDTSGYAGRVFTLEPGMALHYTPLRSSIPVLIGTWGPRGAQLAGRVADEVKIGGSTNPDMVRLMRTWLDEAALAAGRPRDAVALAAGAVTVVARDGAAARAHAREQVAMYVDVVGALDPTVHIDPELLAGLRERLEAGDVAGAGALVPDDVLDRFAFAGTPEEVAAHAVELFEAGADRVEFGTPHGLTESEGFDLLGGAVLPAIREAVG from the coding sequence ATGAGCACGCCTGCGAACCCGGGCGCGCGGCGCCGGGTCACGATCGCCCTCCAGTCCGACAAGGCGGTCGCGACGTACGCGCACCTGGCGACCCAGGCCGAGCGGTCCGGGTTCGACGGGCTGTCGGTGTACGCCGACCTCGGCTTCCAGCCGCCGCTCGCGGCGCTCGTCACCGCGGCTGGCGCGACGTCCCGGATGACGCTCGGGCCCGCCTGCCTCAACCCGTACCTCACGCACCCGGTCGAGATCGCGGGGCAGGCCGCCGTGCTCGACGAGGCGAGCGGCGGGCGCTCCTACCTCGGCCTGGTGCGCGGCTCGTGGCTCGACCGCGTCGGGGTCGACCAGCCACGACCGCTGGCCGCGATCGAGGACACCGTCGAGATCGTGCGCCGCCTGCTGGCGGGCGACACGAGCGGCTACGCCGGGCGCGTGTTCACGCTCGAGCCGGGCATGGCGCTGCACTACACACCGCTGCGGTCCTCGATCCCCGTCCTCATCGGGACGTGGGGGCCGCGCGGCGCACAGCTCGCCGGCCGCGTCGCGGACGAGGTGAAGATCGGCGGGAGCACGAACCCGGACATGGTCCGGCTGATGCGGACCTGGCTCGACGAGGCGGCCCTCGCCGCCGGACGGCCCCGCGACGCGGTGGCGCTCGCGGCGGGCGCCGTGACGGTGGTGGCACGGGACGGTGCGGCCGCCCGCGCGCACGCGCGCGAGCAGGTCGCCATGTACGTCGACGTCGTGGGGGCGCTCGACCCGACCGTGCACATCGACCCCGAGCTTCTCGCGGGTCTGCGGGAGCGGCTCGAGGCCGGTGACGTCGCCGGGGCCGGCGCCCTGGTGCCGGACGACGTCCTGGATCGCTTCGCCTTCGCCGGGACGCCGGAGGAGGTGGCGGCCCACGCCGTCGAGCTCTTCGAGGCGGGCGCCGACCGCGTCGAGTTCGGAACCCCGCACGGGCTCACCGAGTCGGAGGGGTTCGACCTCCTCGGCGGCGCGGTGCTCCCGGCCATCCGCGAGGCCGTTGGCTGA
- a CDS encoding TIGR04076 family protein, whose product MSDAADDASAPDGQDVTELADLRVVVERIEGRSVCGMAVGDYLEVTRSSQVRIPEGRHFCLYALASLLPLLPAKQRALAPGDWLAQDCHVACPDPEERLVMRIERLGTSRIPTSELT is encoded by the coding sequence GTGAGCGATGCAGCCGATGACGCGAGCGCGCCGGACGGGCAGGACGTCACGGAGCTGGCGGACCTGCGCGTCGTCGTGGAGCGCATCGAGGGTCGGTCCGTGTGCGGCATGGCCGTCGGCGACTACCTCGAGGTGACCCGGTCGAGCCAGGTGCGCATCCCGGAGGGGCGGCACTTCTGCCTCTACGCGCTCGCCTCGCTCCTCCCGCTGTTGCCAGCCAAGCAGCGCGCGCTCGCGCCGGGGGACTGGCTCGCGCAGGACTGCCACGTCGCCTGCCCCGACCCCGAGGAGCGACTCGTCATGCGCATCGAGCGCCTCGGCACATCCCGCATCCCGACGTCGGAGCTGACATGA
- a CDS encoding PhoH family protein: protein MTYVLDTSVLLSDPRALFRFAEHDVVLPVVVVTELEAKRHHPDLGYFARSALRALDDLRVTHGRLDRPVPVGTEGGTLRVELNHTDASVLPSGMRLGDNDTRILSVAGNLRSEGLDVVVVSKDLPMRVKASSMGIAAQEYRAQLAVEVGWSGMAQADVDEAELASLWGGDPVAISDLRDGSQLRDLPVHTGLVLHSTRGSALARITADKQLQLVRGDREVFGVRGRSAEQRVAIDLLLDPEIGIVSLGGRAGTGKSALALCAGLEAVLERREHRKIMVFRPLYAVGGQELGYLPGSEAEKMNPWAQAVFDTLGAMVSSNVVEEVMSRGMLEVLPLTHIRGRSLHDAFVIVDEAQSLERNVLLTMLSRIGQGSRVVLTHDVAQRDNLRVGRHDGVAAVIEALKGHPLFAHVTLTRSERSPVAALVTELLEGIDV from the coding sequence ATCACGTACGTGCTCGACACCTCCGTCCTCCTGTCCGACCCGCGTGCCCTGTTCCGCTTCGCCGAGCACGACGTGGTGCTGCCCGTCGTCGTCGTGACCGAGCTGGAGGCCAAGCGCCACCACCCCGACCTCGGCTACTTCGCCCGCAGCGCCCTGCGCGCGCTGGACGACCTGCGCGTCACGCACGGCCGGCTGGACCGGCCCGTCCCCGTCGGCACCGAGGGCGGGACGCTGCGCGTCGAGCTCAACCACACCGACGCGAGCGTGCTGCCCTCAGGCATGCGGCTGGGCGACAACGACACGCGGATCCTCTCCGTCGCCGGGAACCTCCGCTCGGAGGGGCTCGACGTCGTCGTGGTGAGCAAGGACCTCCCGATGCGGGTCAAGGCGAGCTCGATGGGGATCGCGGCGCAGGAGTACCGGGCGCAGCTCGCGGTCGAGGTCGGCTGGTCGGGGATGGCCCAGGCGGACGTCGACGAGGCCGAGCTCGCCTCGCTCTGGGGCGGGGACCCCGTGGCGATCTCGGACCTGCGCGACGGCAGCCAGCTGCGCGACCTGCCCGTCCACACCGGGCTGGTCCTGCACTCCACCCGCGGCTCCGCGCTCGCGCGGATCACCGCCGACAAGCAGCTCCAGCTCGTCCGCGGCGACCGCGAGGTGTTCGGCGTGCGGGGCCGCAGCGCGGAGCAGCGCGTCGCGATCGACCTCCTGCTCGACCCCGAGATCGGGATCGTCTCGCTCGGCGGTCGCGCCGGGACGGGCAAGTCGGCACTCGCGCTGTGCGCCGGCCTCGAGGCGGTCCTGGAGCGGCGCGAGCACCGCAAGATCATGGTGTTCCGGCCGCTCTACGCGGTGGGCGGCCAGGAGCTCGGTTACCTGCCGGGCAGCGAGGCCGAGAAGATGAACCCCTGGGCGCAGGCGGTCTTCGACACGCTCGGCGCGATGGTGTCGAGCAACGTCGTCGAGGAGGTCATGTCCCGCGGGATGCTCGAGGTGCTGCCGCTCACGCACATCCGCGGGCGCTCGCTGCACGATGCGTTCGTCATCGTCGACGAGGCCCAGTCGCTCGAGCGGAACGTCCTGCTCACGATGCTCTCGCGGATCGGGCAGGGCTCCCGGGTGGTGCTGACGCACGACGTCGCGCAGCGCGACAACCTGCGGGTCGGGCGGCACGACGGCGTCGCGGCGGTCATCGAGGCGCTCAAGGGCCACCCGCTCTTCGCCCACGTGACGCTCACCCGCTCGGAGCGCTCGCCCGTCGCCGCGCTCGTGACGGAGCTGCTCGAGGGGATCGACGTGTAG
- a CDS encoding TetR/AcrR family transcriptional regulator — MDPRIARTRRSLRDALFSLARERALDEISISDIADRAGINRSTYYQHYSDKDTLLAEALDAVIEDTVAEATESPITEADGARLLAAYLDHVEQNAALYRKLLGESGSAAIQVRMTRRLQSIIAAALDQAEGDARGAGGACGPGAAAGVPGIAGLPTGIVAAAMAGSALATVRAWLDLEPLPPTRTALDWIWAVLTAYDGGERTDRSAR, encoded by the coding sequence ATGGACCCACGCATCGCGCGGACGCGGCGCAGCCTGCGCGACGCGCTGTTCTCGCTCGCCCGGGAGCGGGCGCTCGACGAGATCTCCATCTCCGACATCGCCGACCGGGCCGGGATCAACCGGAGCACCTACTACCAGCACTACTCCGACAAGGACACGCTGCTCGCGGAGGCGCTCGACGCGGTCATCGAGGACACCGTGGCCGAGGCGACCGAGAGCCCGATCACCGAGGCCGACGGCGCCCGGCTGCTGGCCGCCTACCTCGACCACGTCGAGCAGAACGCCGCGCTCTACCGCAAGCTGCTGGGCGAGTCGGGGTCGGCCGCGATCCAGGTCCGGATGACGCGGCGGCTGCAGTCGATCATCGCGGCCGCCCTCGACCAGGCCGAGGGGGACGCCCGCGGGGCGGGCGGGGCCTGCGGGCCCGGGGCCGCGGCCGGGGTGCCCGGGATCGCCGGCCTGCCGACCGGGATCGTCGCCGCGGCGATGGCCGGCTCCGCGCTCGCCACCGTGCGTGCCTGGCTCGACCTCGAGCCCCTCCCGCCGACGCGGACCGCGCTCGACTGGATCTGGGCGGTGCTCACGGCGTACGACGGCGGCGAGCGCACCGACCGCTCCGCCCGATAG
- a CDS encoding MMPL family transporter produces MATLLYRIGVGAARRAWLVVTGWLVVLGLAAGAFLTFGGTLASSFSIPGTETERVSSLLAEELGTSGATANVVLHTRDGAPLDDAQRQGISDALARVAELDGVDRVVDPFATVEEMTLQAEDLATQLADNETATTALTASRDQLQAALAQAADPGAAAQDADPATDVDSLTAQLTEVETQLAGLEIQADQLALGQELMSFAAGIRTVSPDGSTAIGVVSFEQDAMSVGQDLKDAIMTTLDDGAPDGVAVEYSSQLATSVDGIVGPGEIVGLVVAALVLFLMFRTALPALLPVVSSLVGVGVGVAGAMALSGLVEMSSVTPVLGLMLGLAVGIDYSLFIVNRHRTQVRAGMDVRESIGLANGTAGNAVVFAGATVLVALLALNVSGIGFLGLMGTVGAGCVLIAVLVAITLTPALLGLIGTRVLRRSERGAAPVAHPTPAPMRTSRAVASIVAGVALLAVMAIPALGMRLGLPDGATESADSTQYRAYALTAEQFGAGQNGALLVTASLDAPMEELDVLPTQVAIARAIMDAGDVVAVAPIGVSDDADFLAFQVVPVDGPSSESTEALVHDLRGLDVLDTGSPLGVAGFASGNIDISERLGETLPLYLVVVVGLSLVILVIVFRSLVLPVLATAGFVLSLLAALGATTAIFQWGWLGSVFGVNEPGPLLSFAPLIITGVLFGLAMDYQLFLASAMREAYAHGASARAAVSAGRHQSRAVVIAAASIMVAVFGGFTFSHLTMIRPLGFGLAVGVLVDAFVVRLLLVSSAMHLVGDRVWWLPRWLDRLLPNVDVEGAALERAHPIPSSSEPAGDPADLPGGDARSAAPAAAGASTASD; encoded by the coding sequence ATGGCCACCCTGCTCTACCGGATCGGCGTCGGCGCGGCCCGCCGCGCCTGGCTCGTCGTCACCGGCTGGCTCGTCGTCCTCGGCCTCGCCGCCGGGGCGTTCCTGACGTTCGGCGGAACCCTCGCCTCGTCCTTCTCGATCCCCGGGACGGAGACTGAGCGGGTCAGCTCGCTCCTGGCGGAGGAGCTCGGCACGTCGGGCGCGACCGCCAACGTCGTCCTTCACACGCGGGACGGCGCACCGCTCGACGACGCGCAGCGCCAGGGCATCAGCGACGCCCTCGCCCGGGTCGCGGAGCTCGACGGCGTCGACCGCGTCGTCGACCCGTTCGCCACGGTCGAGGAGATGACCCTCCAGGCCGAGGACCTCGCGACCCAGCTCGCCGACAACGAGACGGCGACCACCGCCCTCACCGCGAGCCGCGACCAGCTCCAGGCCGCCCTGGCCCAGGCCGCCGACCCCGGCGCGGCCGCCCAGGACGCCGACCCCGCGACCGACGTGGACTCGCTCACCGCGCAGCTCACGGAGGTCGAGACCCAGCTCGCCGGCCTCGAGATCCAGGCGGACCAGCTCGCGCTCGGCCAGGAGCTCATGTCGTTCGCCGCCGGGATCCGCACGGTCTCGCCGGACGGCAGCACCGCGATCGGCGTCGTCTCGTTCGAGCAGGACGCCATGTCGGTCGGGCAGGACCTCAAGGACGCCATCATGACGACGCTCGACGACGGCGCCCCCGACGGCGTCGCGGTCGAGTACTCCAGCCAGCTCGCCACGTCCGTCGACGGCATCGTGGGACCGGGCGAGATCGTCGGCCTCGTCGTGGCGGCGCTCGTGCTGTTCCTCATGTTCCGGACGGCGCTGCCGGCGCTCCTGCCCGTCGTCTCCTCCCTCGTCGGCGTCGGGGTGGGGGTCGCCGGCGCGATGGCGCTGTCCGGCCTCGTCGAGATGTCGTCGGTGACGCCGGTGCTCGGGCTCATGCTCGGGCTCGCGGTCGGCATCGACTACTCCCTCTTCATCGTCAACCGCCACCGCACCCAGGTCCGCGCCGGCATGGACGTGCGCGAGTCGATCGGGCTGGCCAACGGCACGGCCGGCAACGCGGTCGTGTTCGCGGGCGCGACCGTCCTCGTCGCCCTCCTCGCGCTCAACGTGTCCGGCATCGGCTTCCTCGGCCTCATGGGCACGGTCGGCGCCGGCTGCGTCCTCATCGCCGTGCTGGTCGCGATCACGCTCACCCCGGCCCTGCTCGGCCTCATCGGCACCCGCGTCCTGCGTCGCAGCGAGCGTGGGGCGGCTCCCGTCGCGCACCCGACGCCGGCGCCGATGCGGACGTCGCGCGCCGTCGCGTCGATCGTCGCCGGCGTCGCCCTGCTCGCCGTCATGGCGATCCCCGCGCTGGGGATGCGCCTCGGCCTGCCCGACGGGGCGACGGAGAGCGCCGACAGCACCCAGTACCGCGCCTACGCCCTCACGGCGGAGCAGTTCGGAGCTGGGCAGAACGGCGCCCTCCTCGTCACCGCGTCGCTGGACGCGCCGATGGAGGAGCTCGACGTCCTGCCGACCCAGGTCGCGATCGCGCGGGCGATCATGGACGCGGGCGACGTCGTCGCCGTCGCCCCGATCGGGGTCTCGGACGACGCCGACTTCCTCGCCTTCCAGGTCGTCCCCGTCGACGGGCCCTCGAGCGAGTCGACCGAGGCGCTCGTCCACGACCTGCGGGGGCTCGACGTGCTCGACACCGGCTCGCCCCTCGGCGTCGCCGGCTTCGCGTCGGGCAACATCGACATCTCCGAGCGCCTGGGCGAGACGCTGCCGCTCTACCTCGTCGTCGTGGTCGGGCTCTCGCTCGTCATCCTCGTGATCGTCTTCCGCTCGCTCGTGCTGCCCGTGCTCGCGACCGCCGGCTTCGTGCTGTCCCTGCTCGCCGCGCTCGGCGCCACGACGGCCATCTTCCAGTGGGGCTGGCTCGGCTCGGTGTTCGGCGTCAACGAGCCGGGGCCGCTCCTGAGCTTTGCGCCGCTCATCATCACCGGCGTGCTGTTCGGGCTGGCGATGGACTACCAGCTCTTCCTCGCCTCGGCGATGCGCGAGGCCTACGCCCACGGGGCGAGCGCCCGGGCGGCCGTCAGCGCGGGACGGCACCAGAGCCGGGCGGTCGTGATCGCGGCCGCGTCGATCATGGTCGCGGTCTTCGGCGGCTTCACCTTCTCCCACCTCACGATGATCCGGCCGCTCGGGTTCGGTCTCGCGGTCGGCGTGCTCGTCGACGCGTTCGTCGTGCGCCTGCTGCTCGTCAGCTCCGCGATGCACCTCGTCGGCGACCGGGTCTGGTGGCTGCCCCGCTGGCTCGACCGCCTGCTGCCGAACGTCGACGTCGAGGGGGCGGCGCTCGAGCGCGCGCACCCGATCCCGTCGTCGTCCGAGCCCGCCGGCGACCCGGCCGACCTGCCGGGCGGCGACGCGAGGTCGGCGGCACCGGCAGCCGCGGGAGCCTCGACCGCCTCGGACTAG
- a CDS encoding isoprenyl transferase — translation MAENVFDRALYGLYERRLTRAVAGKQVPNHIGIMMDGNRRWARQVDAPPAHGHRAGADKIVDVLGWADQVGVKIVTLWMLSTDNLNRDPEELTALVRIIEDAVADLAASRRWRIRALGNLDLLPPSTASRLRAAEDLTRDVEGMTVNVAVGYGGRQEIADAVRSILSERAEAGETLEDVARTLTVEEITEHLYTRGQPDPELVIRTSGEQRVSGFLLWQSVHSEFYFCEAYWPDFRRVDFLRAIRDYTTRERRLGR, via the coding sequence GTGGCGGAGAACGTCTTCGACCGCGCGCTCTACGGGCTGTACGAGCGACGGCTGACGCGGGCGGTGGCGGGCAAGCAGGTGCCGAACCACATCGGCATCATGATGGACGGCAACCGCCGCTGGGCCCGGCAGGTCGACGCGCCGCCGGCGCACGGCCACCGCGCGGGCGCGGACAAGATCGTCGACGTCCTCGGCTGGGCCGACCAGGTCGGCGTCAAGATCGTCACGCTGTGGATGCTCTCGACGGACAACCTCAACCGGGACCCGGAGGAGCTGACCGCGCTCGTCCGGATCATCGAGGACGCCGTCGCCGACCTCGCCGCGTCGCGACGCTGGCGCATCCGGGCCCTCGGCAACCTCGACCTCCTGCCGCCGTCGACGGCCTCCCGGCTGCGCGCCGCCGAGGACCTGACGCGCGACGTCGAGGGGATGACCGTCAACGTCGCCGTCGGGTACGGCGGGCGCCAGGAGATCGCCGACGCCGTCCGGTCGATCCTCTCGGAGCGCGCCGAGGCCGGCGAGACGCTGGAGGACGTCGCGCGCACGCTCACGGTCGAGGAGATCACCGAGCACCTCTACACCCGCGGGCAGCCCGATCCCGAGCTCGTCATCCGCACGTCGGGGGAGCAGCGCGTCAGCGGCTTCCTGCTGTGGCAGAGCGTCCACTCGGAGTTCTACTTCTGCGAGGCGTACTGGCCGGACTTCCGCCGCGTCGACTTCCTCCGCGCGATCCGTGACTACACGACGCGGGAGCGTCGGCTCGGCCGCTAG
- the trhA gene encoding PAQR family membrane homeostasis protein TrhA yields MSSTISKGSGSAPAPRNEEPTTSERSGDVSTPGSDKPARLTVESAVEHLVDAVKPRLRGWIHAGMTPFVVAVGIVLVVLSPTAEARWSTAVFGIATTALFSMSGVYHRGTWSARTLAVLRRLDHSNIFLVIAGTYTPLAVLLLPSPTRWILLVVVWSGALVGIGLRVFWLSAPRWLYVPIYIALGWVAVWFLPAFQRAGGPAVMWLVIAGGICYTLGAVVYALKRPNPSPRWFGFHEIFHVGTLGGYTCHAIAIFLVVLQLRTAM; encoded by the coding sequence ATGTCCAGCACCATCTCGAAGGGCTCCGGCTCGGCGCCGGCGCCCCGGAACGAGGAGCCGACCACGAGCGAGCGCAGCGGTGACGTGAGCACCCCAGGATCGGACAAGCCTGCTCGGCTGACCGTCGAGTCCGCCGTCGAGCACCTCGTCGACGCGGTCAAGCCACGCCTGCGCGGGTGGATCCACGCGGGCATGACGCCGTTCGTCGTCGCCGTGGGGATCGTGCTCGTCGTGCTGTCGCCGACCGCCGAGGCGCGGTGGAGCACCGCCGTGTTCGGGATCGCGACGACGGCGCTGTTCTCGATGTCGGGCGTCTACCACCGGGGCACGTGGAGCGCGCGGACGCTGGCCGTCCTGCGCCGCCTCGACCACTCGAACATCTTCCTCGTCATCGCCGGCACCTACACACCGCTCGCCGTGCTGCTGCTCCCGTCCCCGACCCGATGGATCCTGCTGGTCGTCGTGTGGTCCGGCGCGCTCGTCGGGATCGGGCTGCGCGTGTTCTGGCTCTCGGCCCCGCGCTGGCTCTACGTGCCGATCTACATCGCGCTCGGCTGGGTCGCCGTGTGGTTCCTCCCCGCCTTCCAGCGCGCCGGCGGCCCCGCCGTCATGTGGCTCGTCATCGCCGGGGGCATCTGCTACACGCTCGGCGCCGTCGTCTACGCGCTCAAGCGCCCCAACCCCAGCCCGCGCTGGTTCGGGTTCCACGAGATCTTCCACGTCGGCACCCTCGGCGGGTACACCTGTCACGCCATCGCGATCTTCCTCGTGGTCCTGCAGCTGCGCACCGCGATGTAG
- a CDS encoding PPK2 family polyphosphate kinase, translating to MAKNKASKKSGTGKKSHEPGAGGKATKADRGEKAKKPKKSKKSGKAATSRGAATGDDSLAPVPVTTAGSEDWTTPPREALAVGDGFRIADLDAAATPGWTGSRAEAEARLAALGEELSELQERLFAEGRSGGRRAVLLVLQGLDTAGKGGIVRHVVGMVDPQGVSIRSFGVPTPEERSHHYLWRIDRSLPAGGRIGVFDRSQYEDVLVVRVDSLAPLEEIEGRYEEINEFERALVERETSIVKVALVVSPHEQYRRLRERLERPDKYWKFSLGDLAVRAKRPAYDEAYQLVLDRTNTSWAPWYVIPADNKWFARLAVAELVVQALRDLDLSWPPADFDVAEATAALDAQQDEPV from the coding sequence GTGGCCAAGAACAAGGCGTCGAAGAAGTCCGGGACGGGGAAGAAGTCGCACGAGCCGGGCGCGGGCGGCAAGGCCACGAAGGCCGACCGGGGCGAGAAGGCGAAGAAGCCGAAGAAGTCGAAGAAGTCCGGCAAGGCAGCCACGTCCCGCGGGGCCGCGACGGGCGACGACTCGCTCGCGCCCGTCCCCGTCACGACCGCCGGGTCCGAGGACTGGACGACGCCCCCGCGCGAGGCCCTCGCCGTCGGCGATGGCTTCCGGATCGCGGACCTCGACGCCGCCGCGACGCCCGGCTGGACCGGCTCGCGGGCCGAGGCCGAGGCCCGGCTGGCCGCGCTCGGCGAGGAGCTGTCCGAGCTGCAGGAGCGCCTGTTCGCCGAGGGTCGCTCGGGCGGGCGCCGCGCCGTCCTCCTCGTGCTCCAGGGGCTCGACACGGCCGGCAAGGGCGGCATCGTGCGACACGTCGTCGGCATGGTCGACCCGCAGGGCGTCTCCATCCGGTCGTTCGGCGTGCCGACGCCGGAGGAGCGCAGCCACCACTACCTGTGGCGGATCGACCGCTCGCTCCCGGCCGGCGGCAGGATCGGCGTCTTCGACCGCTCGCAGTACGAGGACGTGCTCGTCGTCCGCGTCGACTCCCTCGCCCCGCTCGAGGAGATCGAGGGCCGCTACGAGGAGATCAACGAGTTCGAGCGGGCGCTCGTCGAGCGCGAGACCTCGATCGTCAAGGTCGCGCTCGTCGTCTCGCCGCACGAGCAGTACCGGCGCCTGCGCGAGCGGCTCGAGCGCCCCGACAAGTACTGGAAGTTCTCCCTCGGCGACCTCGCCGTCCGGGCGAAGCGGCCGGCCTACGACGAGGCCTACCAGCTCGTGCTCGACCGCACGAACACGTCGTGGGCGCCGTGGTACGTCATCCCGGCGGACAACAAGTGGTTCGCGCGGTTGGCCGTCGCCGAGCTCGTCGTCCAGGCCCTGCGCGACCTCGACCTGTCGTGGCCGCCGGCCGACTTCGACGTCGCCGAGGCGACGGCAGCGCTGGACGCGCAGCAGGACGAGCCCGTCTAG
- a CDS encoding nitrilase-related carbon-nitrogen hydrolase, whose translation MSVRLAVAQLAADGPAAGEALGAWRDRLLTLATRAVAAAGEAGCGVVVLPEYTSGWQARLGPELADDEGGALVVGLRAAARAAGIAVVVGILVPASSDRARNLTLVIAPDGEVVGRYAKVHLYDAYGARESDLLDAGEPDRPLVVDMPTADGWVLRLGVVTCYDLRFPESVRALTDVAGGAPVDVVAVGAAWSGGPDKAEQLRTLVRARAIENTAYVALASQAGRGRVGGSAIVDPRGAVLAAVDDGADRGSRVGADAPVLAVATITGEELARVREASPVLRHRRYRVTPA comes from the coding sequence GTGTCCGTGCGGCTGGCCGTCGCGCAGCTCGCGGCCGACGGTCCCGCCGCCGGCGAGGCGCTCGGCGCCTGGCGCGACCGGCTGCTGACCCTCGCCACCCGGGCGGTCGCGGCGGCGGGCGAGGCCGGCTGCGGCGTCGTCGTCCTGCCGGAGTACACGTCGGGCTGGCAGGCGCGGCTCGGTCCCGAGCTCGCCGACGACGAGGGCGGGGCGCTGGTCGTCGGGCTGCGCGCCGCGGCCCGCGCGGCCGGGATCGCCGTCGTGGTCGGCATCCTCGTCCCGGCGAGCAGCGATCGGGCACGCAACCTGACCCTCGTGATCGCGCCGGACGGCGAGGTCGTCGGCCGGTACGCGAAGGTGCACCTGTACGACGCCTACGGCGCGCGGGAGTCCGACCTGCTCGACGCGGGCGAGCCGGACCGACCGCTCGTCGTCGACATGCCGACCGCCGACGGCTGGGTGCTGCGCCTCGGCGTCGTGACCTGCTACGACCTGCGGTTCCCCGAGTCGGTGCGCGCGCTCACGGACGTCGCCGGCGGCGCCCCCGTCGACGTCGTCGCGGTCGGCGCTGCCTGGAGCGGCGGGCCGGACAAGGCCGAGCAGCTCCGGACGCTCGTGCGGGCCCGGGCGATCGAGAACACGGCCTACGTCGCGCTGGCGTCGCAGGCGGGACGCGGACGTGTCGGCGGGTCGGCGATCGTCGACCCGCGCGGCGCGGTGCTCGCCGCGGTGGACGACGGGGCCGACCGCGGCAGCCGGGTGGGCGCGGACGCGCCGGTGCTCGCCGTCGCGACGATCACCGGCGAGGAGCTCGCGCGGGTTCGCGAGGCCAGCCCCGTGCTCCGGCACCGGCGCTACCGCGTCACCCCGGCCTGA